The Choristoneura fumiferana chromosome 11, NRCan_CFum_1, whole genome shotgun sequence genome includes a region encoding these proteins:
- the LOC141432298 gene encoding uncharacterized protein — translation MIAIKSSILLLLVGSAFAYPYPDEWEPEGHSHTEHTKPYHVTVIKKIGVPVPHPVAVSVPQYVKIPIPQPYPVHVTVEQPIHVPVYKVVPQIVEKPVPYTVEKPVPYEVEKPYPVEVEKKVEIPIPKPYPVHVPVYKHIYHHKGGKH, via the exons ATGATCGCTATT AAATCATCAATCCTCCTCCTCTTGGTGGGAAGCGCGTTTGCCTACCCCTACCCCGACGAGTGGGAGCCTGAAGGTCACTCCCACACAGAACACACGAAGCCATACCACGTAACAGTGATCAAGAAAATCGGCGTCCCGGTGCCGCATCCGGTCGCTGTGTCCGTGCCGCAGTACGTGAAGATACCCATCCCGCAGCCCTATCCTGTTCATGTGACGGTAGAGCAACCGATTCATGTGCCCGTTTACAAG GTCGTTCCCCAAATTGTAGAGAAGCCCGTACCCTACACAGTCGAGAAGCCTGTGCCTTATGAGGTCGAAAAGCCTTACCCCGTTGAGGTCGAAAAGAAGGTTGAGATTCCCATCCCCAAGCCGTACCCGGTCCACGTGCCAGTATACAAACACATCTACCACCACAAAGGAGGCAAGCACTAA